In the Stigmatella erecta genome, CCGTCCCCGAGGCGCTCGCGCTGGTGAAGGAGCTGCGGGGCGTGGTGCAGGCGCTGGGTGACAAGGTGGAGCTCGTCATCGCGCCGCCCTTCGTGGCGCTGCACCCGGTGGCCAAGGCCATCGAGGACTCGAACCTGAAGCTGGCGGCGCAGAACTGCCACTGGGAGGCCTCGGGGGCGTTCACCGGCGAGGTGGCCGCGCCGATGCTGAAGGAGCTGGGCTGCGCCTACGTCATCGTGGGCCACTCCGAGCGCCGTCAGTTCTTCGGGGAGACGGACGAGACGGTGAACAAGCGCTCCCAGGCGGTGCTCAAGGCGGGCATGGTGCCCATCATCTGCGTGGGCGAGACGCTGGCGGAGCGCGAGGGCAACCGGACGCTGGAGGTGGTGGAGCGCCAGGTGAAGGGGGCACTCGCGGGCTTCAGCGCGGCGGACGTGTCCCGGTTCGTGCTGGCGTACGAGCCGGTGTGGGCGATTGGCACGGGCCGTACGGCCACGAGCGCCCAGGCGCAGGAGGTCCATGCGGCCATCCGGGCGCAGCTTGCCCGGCTGTACGACGGGGCGGCGGCGGGGCAGGTGCGGATCCAGTACGGCGGCAGCGTGAAGCCGGACAACGCCGCGGAATTGCTGGGCCAGCCGGATGTCGATGG is a window encoding:
- the tpiA gene encoding triose-phosphate isomerase, whose amino-acid sequence is MATEARRKIVAGNWKMNKTVPEALALVKELRGVVQALGDKVELVIAPPFVALHPVAKAIEDSNLKLAAQNCHWEASGAFTGEVAAPMLKELGCAYVIVGHSERRQFFGETDETVNKRSQAVLKAGMVPIICVGETLAEREGNRTLEVVERQVKGALAGFSAADVSRFVLAYEPVWAIGTGRTATSAQAQEVHAAIRAQLARLYDGAAAGQVRIQYGGSVKPDNAAELLGQPDVDGALVGGASLKAGDYVAIAKAGA